TCATCCCCGCAACGCTACGCGATTGCGGGGTTTTCTCGCCAAAGATTTATAAATTATTCACAATTACCCATTGGAAAATAAAATTTATGCCAAAAAATGCTTTTTATGCTCAATCTGGCGGTGTAACCGCCGTTATCAATGCGTCCGCTTGTGGTGTAATCGAGACGGCGCGTAGTCACCCGGATAAAATTGGTAAAGTTTATGCAGGGCGCAATGGTATTATTGGCGCATTAACGGAAGACCTCATTGATACCAGCGTCGAATCCGACGTCGCAATTGCCGCGTTACGCCATACTCCTGCCGGTGCTTTTGGTTCCTGCCGCTATAAACTCAAGGGATTGGATAAAAGTAAGGCGGAATATGAACGTCTCATGGAAATTTTTAAGGCGCACGATATCGGTTATTTTTTTTATAATGGTGGCGGCGATTCTGCCGACACCTGTCATAAAGTTTCTCAGCTTTCGGAAACGATGGGATTTCCAATTCAGGCGATTCACGTTCCCAAGACCGTAGATAATGATCTGCCCATCACCGACAATTGCCCAGGGTTCGGTTCGGTAGCTAAATATATTGCGGTATCTACCCGCGAGGCGTCTTTCGATGTCGCTTCTATGGCTAAGACTTCAACTAAGGTATTCGTCATTGAGGTGATGGGGCGTCATGCAGGCTGGATTGCAGCCGCCGGTGGACTTGCATCCAGCAAAGATACCGAAATTCCCGTCGTTATCCTGTTTCCTGAAATTCTTTTTGATGAAAAACGTTTTTTGGATTTAGTTCAGGATAAAGTTACCAAGCATGGTTATTGCACAGTTGTAGTATCGGAAGGTGTGCGCAATTTCGATGGAAAATTTTTAGCTGAAGCAGGAGGGACGGATGCTTTTGGTCATGCGCAACTCGGTGGGGTAGGACCAATTATTGCGTCTTTAATTAAGGATCGATTGGGATATAAGTATCATTGGGCGGTTGCTGATTACCTTCAGCGCGCTGCGCGTCATTTAGCTTCACTGACCGATGTAGAGCAGGCTTATGCAGTAGGGTGTGCTGCAGTGGAATTCGCAATCGCGGGTCATAATGCCGTTATGCCCACCGTAGTACGGATCTCAGATGATCCCTATCGTTGGTCGATAGGTAAAGCGCCGCTTTCCGAGATTGCCAATGTAGAAAAGAAAATGCCGCGTAATTTCATTACTACCGATGGTTTCGGTATTACCGAGGTTTGTCGTCAATATTTGCAACCCTTGATTCTTGGAGAAGATTATCCTCCTTATGGCGATGGTTTACCGCTCTATATCCGACTGGCTAATGTTGCGGTTCCTAAAAAGCTCCCAGCGTTTGAAGTAAAATAATCTGCCAATATCCATTGACAAAAAACAGGCGTCCTCAAGACGCCTTTGTGATTGTCCGTCTCTACAGCGGACGCATAAAGAATCATGGCCACCGAATTAAACAAGGTTCAATGGAGCAAACATCTAATCCACCTTTAGGTATTGAGCAATTAAGATAATTGATCAATGCGAAGTAGCAACTTTGGTTAGATATATAATCATGCTCATAAAGAACTCAAGTAATTATATTTCAGGTAAAGCGGACGCGGTAACTTGATGCAATACGGTGCGCCTGGCTTTTTTTATCCTGGCTCCCTGAAAAAGAGCGTGTTATTAATCCATGGGCTGACGGGTAGTCCAATGGAAATGAGATATTTAGGCAAGCATTTACACAAATATGGCTTTACGGTATACGCTCCGGTGCTTGCTGGACATTGCCAGAATGTGAATGAATTACTTGCTACTTCATGGGAAGATTGGTACGCCTCGATTGATACCGCTTACCATGATTTACGCGAACAAAACCAAACGCACGAAATTTATACCGTGGGCATTTGTGCGGGCGGGGCTTTGGGTCTCATCCTAGCTGCGAATTATCCTGAACTAGCGGGCGTGGCCACTTATTCGCTGGCGTTTCGGTATGATGGTTGGAACATGTCGCAGCTTTATAGGTTGACGACTGCGCTGTCACTAGTAGCTGGACTGCCTTTGATACGACGCATCCAATTCGCTGAAAAATATCCATTCGGTCTAAAGGACGAAAAATTACGTGCGCTGGTGAAAAACGGAAAAATATTGATCGAAGGTACGCTGGATTATTTTCCGATGGGGACTCTATATCAAATGTACCGTATGAATGAGCATCTTAAACGGGTATTACCAAGAATTTATACTCCTACACTTTTATTACACGCGATTGAGGACGATATGAGTCACTGGCGGAATTCTGAGTACGTGATAAAGCGTATTGGAGGAAGATGCCAGATGCGTTTACTTGAAGACAGCTATCATATGATTCATATCGATAAGGAGCGCCGGAAGGTTGCTGAATTAACCACGGAATTTTTTATTAGAAAAGGTAACACGCTATAAAGATTTAATACATGCTTTTCGTGATTGATTTTGACGGCACACTGTCACTTCGGGATAGTATTGACCATCTGCTAAAAATCTATGCTGATCCCGTTTGGAAGGATGTTGAGGCCCGCTGGCTGGCTGGCGAAATTTCAGCGGTCGAATGCATGCATCAGCAAATCAGCATGGTGCGAGCGGATCGCTTGATGCTTGATGCTTTTTTTTCTTCCATCGAATTGGATAAAGAATTCTTACCTTTTTATCATTATGTCAACGATTTTGCCGAGGTTGTTATTATCAGTGATGGGCTGGATCATGCCATTGACCTTGCGCTTAAGTCATCCGGTTTTCCACGCCTATCCGTGATCGCCAACCACCTTTCCTTTGTCTCCGATGGCATCCATATCGATTTTCCACATCGCAATCCATGCTGCATGGGTGGTAACGGTGTTTGTAAATGCGCGGTCGCCCACCGTTTATCCGCGCTGGTTGGTGGACCCGTGGTTCTGATTGGGGACGGAAAATCAGATGCCTGTCTAGCTAAAGAAGCTGATTTTGTCTTTGCTAAAAATTCGTTGATCGACCACTGTCAACGATGCGGTATTTCGTATACGTCATTTTCCTCTTTCACTGATATTCTTGCCGTGGTGCGGGACTGGCCACAAGTACCTTCAATTTGCTTTTCAAAATTTGAGTAGCATATATGGACAATACCGCCGCATTGCTCGAAAAAGATGCTCGTTACTGTTCCTGGGGCGACACCGTGCATTACGCCGATCCTCCCAAGATTTTCATCGGATGCGAGGATAGTTATCTTTTTGACGAGGCCGGCACGCCTTATCTAGATTTGCAAATGTGGTATTCGGCGGTTAGTTTCGGCTATAAAAACCCGCGTTTGAACGAGGTGTTGAAACGTCAAATCGATACTTTGCCGCAACTTGCCTGCCAATACTTGCACAAGGAAAAAATTGAGCTGGCCGAAGCCCTGTGCGCGCACATGGAGCAAAATTTTGGCGTTAAGGGTCGTATTCATTTCAATGTTGGTGGCGCGCAGGCAGTGGAGGATTCGCTGAAATTAGTGCGTAACGCCACCGGCAAGAATTTGCAATTTTCATTCATGGGAGGCTATCACGGTCGTACCCTGGGCGCTTCGGCGATTACCTCCAGTTATCGTTACCGCCGCCGTTTTGGGCATTTTTCCGACCGTGCTCATTTCGTTCCTTTTCCCTACTGCTTCCGTTGCCCCCATGACATGAAAAAATCAACTTGTGGCATGTATTGCCTCAAGGAATTCGAAAAGCTGTTCGAGACCGAATACAACGGCGTTTGGGACAGCAAGACTAAATCTTGCGAATATGGTGCTTTTTATGTCGAAACCATTCAAGGCACGGGTGGCTACGTCATTCCGCCCGACGGTTATTTCCTGGAACTGACGCGCGTCCTAAAAGAGCGCAATATTCTATTAGTAGTCGATGAAATCCAGATGGGCGTCTATCGCACTGGTAAATTGTGGTCCTTTGAAAATTTCGGAATTGTTCCTGATGTGTTTGTCTTCGGCAAGGCCATCACCAATGGTTTGAATCCGATTTCCGGTATTTGGGCGCGCGAGGATTTGATCTCTCCAGAAAAATTTCCACCGGGTTCAACACATTCCACGTTTTCTTCCAACCCACTCGGCACGGCGGTCGCGCTGGAAGTCATTCGCATGACCCAAGAGCATGATTTTGAGCCGACGGTACGTGCGCGCGGCGCTTATTTCCTTAAGCGGATCGAGGCACTGAAAACGCGTTGGAAGATGATTGGTGATGTCAGTGGCATGGGCTTGGCGTTGCGCATTGAAATGTGTGAGGCAGATGGCTACAAACCAAATCGTGCGCTGACCGAGCGTATTTTTAATGAAGGTCTAAAGGGCGATCTCAATGCGGGTGGGCGCAAGATGGGGTTGGTGCTC
This is a stretch of genomic DNA from Gammaproteobacteria bacterium. It encodes these proteins:
- the pfp gene encoding Pyrophosphate--fructose 6-phosphate 1-phosphotransferase yields the protein MPKNAFYAQSGGVTAVINASACGVIETARSHPDKIGKVYAGRNGIIGALTEDLIDTSVESDVAIAALRHTPAGAFGSCRYKLKGLDKSKAEYERLMEIFKAHDIGYFFYNGGGDSADTCHKVSQLSETMGFPIQAIHVPKTVDNDLPITDNCPGFGSVAKYIAVSTREASFDVASMAKTSTKVFVIEVMGRHAGWIAAAGGLASSKDTEIPVVILFPEILFDEKRFLDLVQDKVTKHGYCTVVVSEGVRNFDGKFLAEAGGTDAFGHAQLGGVGPIIASLIKDRLGYKYHWAVADYLQRAARHLASLTDVEQAYAVGCAAVEFAIAGHNAVMPTVVRISDDPYRWSIGKAPLSEIANVEKKMPRNFITTDGFGITEVCRQYLQPLILGEDYPPYGDGLPLYIRLANVAVPKKLPAFEVK
- a CDS encoding Aspartate aminotransferase family protein, coding for MDNTAALLEKDARYCSWGDTVHYADPPKIFIGCEDSYLFDEAGTPYLDLQMWYSAVSFGYKNPRLNEVLKRQIDTLPQLACQYLHKEKIELAEALCAHMEQNFGVKGRIHFNVGGAQAVEDSLKLVRNATGKNLQFSFMGGYHGRTLGASAITSSYRYRRRFGHFSDRAHFVPFPYCFRCPHDMKKSTCGMYCLKEFEKLFETEYNGVWDSKTKSCEYGAFYVETIQGTGGYVIPPDGYFLELTRVLKERNILLVVDEIQMGVYRTGKLWSFENFGIVPDVFVFGKAITNGLNPISGIWAREDLISPEKFPPGSTHSTFSSNPLGTAVALEVIRMTQEHDFEPTVRARGAYFLKRIEALKTRWKMIGDVSGMGLALRIEMCEADGYKPNRALTERIFNEGLKGDLNAGGRKMGLVLDVGGYYKNVFTLAPALTITEAEIDLGIDLFEQLLRRCGAV
- a CDS encoding 2-hydroxy-3-keto-5-methylthiopentenyl-1-phosphatephosphatase, whose product is MLFVIDFDGTLSLRDSIDHLLKIYADPVWKDVEARWLAGEISAVECMHQQISMVRADRLMLDAFFSSIELDKEFLPFYHYVNDFAEVVIISDGLDHAIDLALKSSGFPRLSVIANHLSFVSDGIHIDFPHRNPCCMGGNGVCKCAVAHRLSALVGGPVVLIGDGKSDACLAKEADFVFAKNSLIDHCQRCGISYTSFSSFTDILAVVRDWPQVPSICFSKFE
- a CDS encoding carboxylesterase codes for the protein MQYGAPGFFYPGSLKKSVLLIHGLTGSPMEMRYLGKHLHKYGFTVYAPVLAGHCQNVNELLATSWEDWYASIDTAYHDLREQNQTHEIYTVGICAGGALGLILAANYPELAGVATYSLAFRYDGWNMSQLYRLTTALSLVAGLPLIRRIQFAEKYPFGLKDEKLRALVKNGKILIEGTLDYFPMGTLYQMYRMNEHLKRVLPRIYTPTLLLHAIEDDMSHWRNSEYVIKRIGGRCQMRLLEDSYHMIHIDKERRKVAELTTEFFIRKGNTL